ATTCAAAGCTGGGAGTGAGGGAAACCTCCTCTGTCCCTAATAAATGATGTATCTCGCTTAATGAACTAGGTTTTGCAGCAGGCTCCTCTAGTGAATCGCTTATATATTGAACTAAATCTTCCACTTGGCAATTCAGAGCTTTGCAAAATCTAATAATTCTCTCAATATGTTCTGTCCCCGTCCTTCCGCTTTCCCAGTTCTGAATAGTACTTTCAGTCACGCCCACGAGGCGTGAAAGCTCAAGTTGGGTCAGTCCTGCCTTTTCACGTAGAAAAGCTATCCGTGGTTTTGCCTTTTGTTTCACAGCTAAGCGCGTATATATAACCTTTAGCCGTAGATCCTAGCACCAAAAAAAACTTGTGCCCAAAAAATTTTGTCCAAAAACTTTTGTCCAGATCTTGACGCACTAAAAATCTTTGGTTAAAACATTAAGGTATAGGATTCACTTCTATCTCTAGTCATCTGTAGGGGGGAAGGGTCAACAGAGGGCAAATAAACGGCTTCAAATATTTTTCAAAAATCTTTTGGATAATTGCGGAATGATGTAACTCGACAATGTAGCTCTCAATAGCAAAACAAACAGAGAAACAAACACCACAAGGAACTCCTTAAGGTAGAAATACATCTAAATACCTACGTATAGTGACAACGGTGTTCACTCTCACAAAAAAGAACAACACACAAAAACAACACACACAACTAACAAGGTTAAAAAAATTATGTTGAACAAATCTATTGCTTTCGGTTTACTGGCTGCTGGTTTGATGATCGCTCCCACCGCCGCATTCGCCGGTCAACAATCACAGAACGTTGACCAGTACACAGAGCAAAACGGTGCTGCTACCAACGGTAGTCGTACAGAGCAAACCTCCACAACCAACAGCACCCAAGTCCAAAATTCAAGAACCAATCGCCCTGTCAAGCACTACGGTAATCGTTACGGTAACACTTACGGTCGCTCTGGTAAAGTTAACCAAGACCAAGGTGCCAAGCAAACCACCGTTCAAAATGGTGCAGCAGTTGATGGTTCTGACACCTACCAAGACAGCCGCACCCGCAACAACCAGCGTCAAAATGCTCGTTAGTCGCTAATCATTGATTTGCTGCTTTGGCGTTGCTAAATATCTGCTCAAAGTGCAACGCCATACTCTTCCAAAACAGATAAGTTTTCACTTTCACAACACACACACAACTGACAAGGTCAAAAAATTATGTTGAACAAATCTATTGCTTTTGGTTTACTGGCTGCTGGTTTGATGATCGCTCCCACCGCCGCATTCGCCGGTCAACAATCACAGAACGTTGACCAGTATACAGAGCAAAACGGTGCTGCTACCAACGGTAGTCGTACAGAGCAAACCTCCACAACCAACAGCACCCAAGTCCAAAATTCAAGAACCAATCGCCCTGTCAAGCACTACGGTAATCGTTACGGTAACACTTACGGTCGCTCTGGTAAAGTTAACCAAGACCAAGGTGCCAAGCAAACCACCGTTCAAAATGGTGCAGCAGTTGATGGTTCTGACACCTACCAAGACGGCCGCACCCGCAACAACCAGCGTCAAAATGCTCGTTAGTCGCTAATCATTGATTTGCTGCTTTGGCGTTGCTAAATATCTGCTCAAAGTGCAACGCCATACTCTTCCAAAACAGATAAGTTTTCACTTTCACAACACACACACAACTGACAAGGTCAAAAAATTATGTTGAACAAATCTATTGCTTTTGGTTTACTGGCTGCTGGTTTGATGATCGCTCCCACCGCCGCATTCGCTGACCAATCACAGAACGTTGACCAGTACACAGAGCAAAACGCTGCTGCTACCAACGGTAGTACTGCAGTTCAAACTTCCATCACCAATAGCAGTCAAGTCCAAAATCGTACACACTCCCGTCCTGGTAACTACTACGGTGGTTCCCGCAGAACTCCTCAAGACCAAGGTGCTCGTCAAACCACCATTCAAAATGGTGCAGCACTTGATGGTTCTTACACTAACCAATACAGCGAGACCAACAACAACCAGCGTCAAAATGCTACCAATCGTGGTAGATCCTACCATCGCTAATCATTGATGTCATCAAAAGGCGTTGCCGAGTGTTTGGTATCAGTTAATTCTTTTACTATTCAAGCAACGCCACTGTTTCACAATTCATTCATAATTTAGGACATAGTTATGGTAAAGAAAACGTTGACTCTGGGTCTTTTGGTCGCTGCTGTGATGGTAATACCAACTGTAGCTTTCGCAGGCGAAGCCGTGACCAGGCAGGAGATTAATCAAAACTCTACAGTTGGTGGTGAAAATAGCCGAGTGAATCAGGCAGCGGACCAATACAGCATTCAGCAAAAAACTGGTCACCCCCGTTCTGGAAGACAAAATGCTAACCAGCGCATCGACCAAAATGGTGCCGCGCGTGATAACAGTAATGTTGACCAGTATGCTTCTCAAAAAAGCGAGCAACTGCAACGAAATAGACAAAACAGAGGATCTTCTATTCCTTACCGCCATTAAGCCGTGCTGTACTAGTCTGTATTTAGTTTGCTGTCTCAAGCTGCTGTTGGTATTGGGTTACGCATCTGCCAAAATCCTGATGAGTTCAACTCCGGAAATATATAGCGGTTCCGGCTAATTAGCGATTGGGTGTTGCTGGATCTATGTGACAAAGCAACCCCAAATAACTCACCAGTTTACAGAAAATTGCGAGTGTCTGTTGACAGTGCGGTGGTGTGTTATAGGTGAGGAGTTGATACATATTTTACCGATTTCCTAGTTTTACTATATGAAAGTCGGTTGTATTTTAGGAACAGAGGAATTAAGCCATGCCTGTCAGACAAACTATTTCATTACTAGTGGTACTCTCAGCGCTGATTGCACTACCTGCGAAAATTGCGAGCGCAGATGACATTGATGTCGAAGGTAGTACTAGTAGGGTAACAATCGATGAAGAAGGTGGTATCACAATTAGAGACAGAAGACCTACTAACAGAACCACTTATCCTTACAGTCGGATACCAAGTTCTAGAAGAAACATTCGACAATACAGTCTTGATCAGCGTCTGCGGAGTTTGAGATATCCTCGCACAACACAAAGCTACTGTAACGGCAGACGAGTAGTCCGAACAAATACTGTACGCAGTGGCTCTAACAGCGCAAATAGTACTTACAGTTCTACAACCACATCCACTTGTCAATAATACCAAGGGTACATACATGAAATCCAAACTACTTTCTCTGGGCTTGTTCTCTCTAACAGCTGTCTCCCCTTTCTTTATTCCTTCCTTAACCCCTTCTGCTTCAGCAGGATGTGTTGGTGTCACAGCTGGGACACAAATAGCGATTTCCAGAGAAGCAAGACAATCTACAAGAGTTAATCGTCAAAGTTCTCCAGGTTGTAGCGGTAGCACTTCTGTCAGCACAGGAAAGCAAGTTTGTATCAACAATGATGGTGCTTGCGAACAACGTCGCACTGTGAATCAAAATTTTGAAGGTGGTAACCGCAGGGGGGGTTATGACCCTGTAAAAGACATTAATGTTGATGTCAACGTTCCTGTGCACGTAAAATCACCAAGAGCACCTTTTTCCAACAGGTAAGATAGTCCTAACAACTCCTATCAAAACTCTCACCTTTCCGAAGTCCCTAGCAGGCGGGAACTTCGGTTTCATTGCTAGGGATGACTTTTGTGAAGGCAAAAACTTCTGTTGAGTTTACAGTAGCGAGTGAAATTTTTCTTCCCGCCTAATCTTTTCTCCAGCTATCAGCAGGTCATGCAATTTTTCAAATAATTGAATTGGCTAATTGTGTACCTGCTGTTACTTCAATCTGGTTCTGTCATCATGAGTAAATTAGTGATTCTTGCAAGCTGTCTAGTACTTCTAAGTGTTAGTACAGCTTTTGCACAAAATTTCGTCCGTAGTAGCCAGAAAACTTCTTCTGTCATTATTCAGACAGACAGCAATAGCGGACATAGCAGCCAGAGGACTTCCTCTGTTATTGTTCAGACAGACAACGATGACAAAAATTTTCACGATTCTTCCGTTATTGTTCCAACAGACAGTTATGACGATGACGACGAGGAAAGTAGCGAAGATTTTTCCGTTGTTGTTCCAACACACAGGAGTAGCGATATGAACAGATCGACGACATTCACTAGCCAGCAATCTAGCTTTGGTGATTCCTTTGGATATCAAAAAAGCTCACTTCAGCTAAGTGCTGCGAATTTAAGTCAACCGCATATCTTGAGCATCAATACATCAAATGCTCAAATGACGGGTGAAATTACTGTAAATGGTAAAGTTGTCAAGCAAATTAACAACGATAAAAACGTTAAGCTTAATTTGTCACCTTATTTATCAGTTGGTGAACACAAGGTGGAAGTATCAGCACGATACAATCCCCCATCATCTTCTGTGAGTGTAGAACTGAGCGGTCCTGGTACTAACGTAGCCCAACAAAATAGTGGTAATGGTGCCTTAAACTACACTATGGATGTTAACGTACGCTAAGCTCATGCGATACGCGCAAGCTAAAGCCTCCGGCTGATCGTCAATTGTGTAGCTAACCTTGAATTCATTCACTGAATCTATAAACAAGCACACGAACTCGTAGTCACTTATTCGCCCCAATAGCTTAATGGCTGCCTTGTAAAGGTTCTGCTATTTATAACTATCGCTCTTTGGCTTGCGGACTAGTAGCGAGTTTTTTCGTATTTTTTGGATCTGTTGCTGGTGTACCATACGAAAGACATACCCGTATCTCCTCCCTTGACACGAGTCCGACAAGCGCGTCAAGGGAGTGTACTATAGGTATAAGACTTCCCCTACACCCCGTAGTGGCTTCTTGTAGGGTAGGGTATTTTGAATTACTATAATATAGATCTAGTTGTACCTATTTGGCTTTCCAGATTTGCACGCATCCATAATTCTGCAACAGACCAAATCCAAAATTTATTTCGTACTTGGGCAAAATCATCATAGTTATGGGTAACAATTGCATCCAGTTTTTCATCCGTGGCACAAACGAGTTCTACAGCAGACTCAAAATCTTGAAGAGGTGAAAAACGTGCTTGTTGGAGAATAGTTTGATCGATAGTACAGACTTGGATTTTGTCTTGCAGCCAATTAATCACTAGTTCAGCGATATTTGTATTTCGCAAACGACTTGCATATGTGTGAATTTTTTGCCAACCAATATCTGTTATGTACATTTGAACCCACGGATGTACTCTATCTAATAACTCACTGACATCTCCTACAGAGTTATTACGATTCATCAAAGCCTCTAATATTAAATCAGCATCAACTAATATCCTGAACACTTTCAAACCCCATTATTAACCTATCAATATATTGCGGAGAAATAAGATATTAGACTCACTGAGTCATGAATATACTTATATACAAACTAAAAAGATAGTATTTCGGATTTACGCACAATCAATGAGAAATATAAACTAGCTTTGGCACCACTCTACTGTCTGGCTAAGATGATCAACTTTTGGTTGAGTGGCTAACATTCTATCTACGTAAGACGCCAGATAAATTTTTGTAGTTCCAAACAAGAGTAAAAGTCATTTATACCCAAAATTCCAGTCAATGTAACATCATATTTTGAATTTTTACAAAGTTAATAAATGCTTCTCACCTAGAAGTTATAAAAATAACAAAGTGATAAGCGTGATATCACTAATATCTCATAAAAGAATTCAATCAACTAATAAAAATTTATGAAGTGTTTTGATTTTTATAAATGAAATGTATAAACTCTTCTTTAAAAAGAAAAGCACAAATTTCTATCTAAAGAAGGATTGATATTAAAGTAACACTTAGTGATTGTCCAAAACCCATGACTAAAGTCATGATTAAACAAATAAAGTCCGTGTTAGAGAGCAAACTCTTGCTAGACAACAAAAATACAGCAGTTTGCAACGAGTATAAAATACAAAACCTAGGTCTAAAAACTAGATAGAAAGCGCGTTCTGTATCAAATCCGTTTGTATTGGAATTCTTTCTCTAGACCTAGTTTTTTACAAAGTCTGACTAATAATTACTATTATTGATGAGATTTAAGCAACAAATAATATAACTGCCCATGACTAACAGTCACACCAGCGCGATCGCCTGCTATCTTACCTGAACCTAAAAAATAATCTACTCGCCCCGCACCTTTAATTGCACCTCCGGTATCTTGATCAAGAACATACCGACTGACAATTCGATGCTCCATTTGTTTAGTCACAGAATTAACAAAAGGGAAGGGAGCACGAATCAACGCCAAAGCACCAGGAGGCATAAGCGATTTATCTGTTGCAATAGAGCGTTCTGCTGTTAGTGGTACTTTGATAGAACCTTCGGCGGGTGCACCGTGGTTTTCTTGAAAAAACACAAAGCTGGGATCGCGAGGGATATAAACATTTAACTGTTGTGGATACTTCTGAAAATAGTTGAGGATCTTCGGCATGGTCAAACCCTCAAGCGGTAACTTACCATCGTTCGCCAGTTCTCGCCCGATACTCTTGTAGTTGTAAGCGGTGTTACCAGCATAACCTATTGTTGTTTGAGTGCCATTAGTAAGCTGAAGTTTGGCTGAACCTTGAATCTGCACTAAATACGGTTCTAGGCGATCGCGAAACCAAAACAACTCTAACCCCCGCAATCTACCAATTGAAGCTTGCAACCCATCGGCACCTTCTAGTTCCAAGCGTGTGGGATGAGGTTTTTGCCATGAGCTAATATCAGGTGGTATGCGATAAGCAGGATAGCGATACTCTGGAGTTGGAACACGACTAGCAGCATAAACTGGTTCATAGTATGCTGTAAACAGCACCGAGCCTTTTTTGTCTCCCCCCACTGACTGGTAAAAAACAAATTCCTTTGCTATTGCTGCATTAAGTTCCACAGCAGATTTAGATTTTAATACCAGTTCTCGGAATCTTTGCAAACTTTTGATAACGCGATCGCGTGTCATTCCCACCACAGGATACTGTTGATACACCCCCGCCGCATCGCTAGAAAAAAGGTACTGCAAACTGCGATCTACAGCCGTCAACAAAGCCT
This portion of the Brasilonema sennae CENA114 genome encodes:
- a CDS encoding murein transglycosylase A, with product MGQSAVSLRTISRKLDAERIAISLPIAPIIVLLLMQPFGHLALSPPQCRVTKWQLPVSSQAQLQDKIVQPQTAPSPLVPIAKSPFPCCEGDTSCLDGQLWGENSESPDKKALLTAVDRSLQYLFSSDAAGVYQQYPVVGMTRDRVIKSLQRFRELVLKSKSAVELNAAIAKEFVFYQSVGGDKKGSVLFTAYYEPVYAASRVPTPEYRYPAYRIPPDISSWQKPHPTRLELEGADGLQASIGRLRGLELFWFRDRLEPYLVQIQGSAKLQLTNGTQTTIGYAGNTAYNYKSIGRELANDGKLPLEGLTMPKILNYFQKYPQQLNVYIPRDPSFVFFQENHGAPAEGSIKVPLTAERSIATDKSLMPPGALALIRAPFPFVNSVTKQMEHRIVSRYVLDQDTGGAIKGAGRVDYFLGSGKIAGDRAGVTVSHGQLYYLLLKSHQ
- a CDS encoding helix-turn-helix transcriptional regulator → MKQKAKPRIAFLREKAGLTQLELSRLVGVTESTIQNWESGRTGTEHIERIIRFCKALNCQVEDLVQYISDSLEEPAAKPSSLSEIHHLLGTEEVSLTPSFESEAVPKR
- a CDS encoding PIN domain-containing protein, whose amino-acid sequence is MFRILVDADLILEALMNRNNSVGDVSELLDRVHPWVQMYITDIGWQKIHTYASRLRNTNIAELVINWLQDKIQVCTIDQTILQQARFSPLQDFESAVELVCATDEKLDAIVTHNYDDFAQVRNKFWIWSVAELWMRANLESQIGTTRSIL